In one window of Porites lutea chromosome 8, jaPorLute2.1, whole genome shotgun sequence DNA:
- the LOC140945476 gene encoding uncharacterized protein — protein sequence MDFIKRCVWLLAIMIGYLVFKSRYTVVSYLSKRQASQNHGGKKTVDSTESLSSKTTDIETTEIAGDERLQIGHYVSRINPYITGKEFNFDNSTLAVVRRVLRDQTFKRKPVESVNAKTPFFDLVAPVTACSSNHYAEFKPHIEDFRKSFPGKKCFFYDLGLRDKQIKEVKNMPNLEYRKFDFNAYPEHVRNLLNYAWKTLIIQEMLSEFDGTMWFDSSVKFLGNLTNNIIELMSRQNTGAVFYLPPTSHSIIAGTHPGMLEYFPMMKEGGVKKMLQASAVIYINKDEVQRHIMKWVVICALKKDCIAPPGSKSSKPSRFLRRDSYGDFHRYDQSLQNILVSNAYNHKHEKYHYCSKDFAVMARRKVPRVKLAKERVS from the coding sequence ATGGACTTTATCAAGAGGTGCGTTTGGCTTCTTGCCATCATGATTGGTTACTTGGTATTCAAGTCACGCTACACAGTAGTCAGTTATTTATCCAAACGTCAGGCTAGTCAAAATCATGGTGGAAAGAAGACTGTGGACTCCACGGAAAGTCTTTCTTCCAAAACTACAGACATTGAAACCACAGAGATTGCTGGTGATGAACGTCTCCAAATCGGCCATTATGTTTCTAGAATTAACCCTTACATAACtggaaaagagttcaactttGATAATTCAACTCTAGCTGTGGTAAGAAGAGTTCTTCGGGATCAAACATTCAAGCGTAAGCCAGTCGAGTCCGTTAATGCCAAGACGCCATTTTTTGATCTTGTGGCTCCTGTAACCGCTTGTTCGAGTAACCACTACGCCGAATTCAAACCTCACATAGAAGATTTTAGAAAGAGTTTCCcaggaaagaaatgttttttctaCGACCTTGGACTACGCGATAAGCAGATCAAAGAAGTTAAAAACATGCCTAACCTAGAGTACAGAAAATTCGACTTTAATGCGTATCCTGAACACGTTCGTAACCTGCTGAATTATGCTTGGAAAACGCTGATAATTCAAGAAATGCTTTCTGAATTTGACGGAACAATGTGGTTTGATTCATCTGTCAAATTCTTAGGAAACCTAACCAATAATATAATAGAACTTATGTCCCGCCAAAACACAGGTGCAGTGTTTTATCTCCCCCCAACCTCTCACTCCATAATAGCCGGAACACATCCGGGCATGCTTGAATACTTTCCGATGATGAAAGAAGGCGGAGTTAAGAAAATGCTACAGGCCAGTGCCGTGATTTACATAAACAAGGATGAAGTACAAAGGCATATAATGAAATGGGTTGTGATTTGCGCCCTCAAAAAGGACTGTATCGCACCGCCCGGTTCAAAATCATCTAAGCCGTCTCGATTTCTTCGTCGAGACAGTTATGGGGACTTCCACAGATATGACCAGTCTCTGCAAAATATCCTTGTTTCGAACGCTTATAACCATAAACACGAGAAATATCACTACTGCAGTAAGGATTTTGCCGTTATGGCCCGGAGGAAAGTTCCTCGAGTGAAACTAGCAAAGGAAAGAGTTTCTTGA